One stretch of Flavobacterium sp. 9 DNA includes these proteins:
- a CDS encoding lipocalin family protein, whose protein sequence is MKTKRILLGLLLSIGLFTVSCSSDDNEGETIVPIQGKYNLSQTGTIVDGKEVLIDAPQNASGCKKDYLDLRISNAAVIGDYNGSDCALTETTGTYARSHNDLTISVGNVSTTADIMNLTNKELKIKDKTTGIITVYTR, encoded by the coding sequence ATGAAAACTAAACGTATATTACTAGGACTATTATTGAGTATTGGATTATTTACTGTATCGTGTAGCAGCGATGATAACGAAGGAGAAACAATCGTACCAATACAAGGGAAATACAATTTAAGCCAAACAGGGACAATTGTTGACGGGAAAGAAGTATTAATTGATGCTCCACAAAATGCAAGTGGATGTAAAAAAGATTATTTAGATCTAAGAATAAGTAATGCAGCAGTTATAGGTGATTATAATGGTTCTGATTGTGCCTTAACAGAAACTACAGGAACTTACGCAAGATCTCATAATGATTTAACTATTTCGGTAGGGAATGTAAGTACTACAGCCGATATCATGAATCTTACTAACAAAGAGTTGAAGATAAAAGACAAAACTACTGGTATAATTACAGTTTACACTAGGTAA
- a CDS encoding response regulator transcription factor, whose amino-acid sequence MFKKVIIAEDLEDINLGIEQTLKDLDIINFQHAKYCDDAFLKIRKAILDNEPYDLLISDLSFKKDHRDVKISCGDELIEKVRELQPDIKIIAYSVEDKSFRIKSLFENSDVNGFVLKGRNSIEDLKKAIHIISTSDQKFISQEVASALQEKNNFEIDDLDIEILKYLSSGTPQDEIIKIFKDSGKKPNSKSAMEKRLSKLKDFFKANNTVHLVSITKDMGII is encoded by the coding sequence ATGTTTAAAAAAGTAATAATTGCCGAAGACCTCGAAGATATAAATTTAGGAATCGAGCAAACCTTAAAAGATTTAGATATTATAAATTTTCAGCATGCAAAATATTGTGATGATGCCTTTTTAAAAATCCGAAAAGCTATTCTGGATAATGAACCGTATGATTTATTAATTAGTGATTTGTCTTTTAAAAAAGACCATCGTGATGTGAAAATTTCGTGCGGTGATGAACTTATCGAAAAAGTTCGGGAATTACAGCCTGATATTAAAATCATAGCTTATTCCGTCGAAGATAAAAGCTTTCGTATTAAATCTCTTTTTGAAAATTCAGATGTTAACGGTTTTGTATTAAAAGGTCGAAATAGTATTGAAGATCTAAAAAAAGCAATTCATATTATTTCTACTTCAGATCAAAAATTTATATCACAGGAAGTTGCTTCTGCACTTCAGGAAAAAAACAATTTCGAAATAGACGATTTGGACATTGAAATTTTAAAATATTTATCATCAGGAACTCCACAAGATGAGATTATAAAAATCTTTAAAGACTCGGGTAAAAAACCCAACAGCAAAAGCGCTATGGAAAAAAGACTTTCTAAATTAAAAGACTTTTTTAAGGCAAATAATACTGTTCATTTGGTTTCTATTACAAAAGATATGGGCATTATTTAA
- a CDS encoding tetratricopeptide repeat-containing sensor histidine kinase, whose amino-acid sequence MLRSPFFCFIIFLSFFSCKEKTTVSVNVDAAKEKAFEIREKGIANLNEKNFNSAFYNFNKSKILYENLKDSANIVYTLIQMASIQQINGDYYGSKETLTEALPYIKKKDIYSASINNFFGIADKELSLYNDAISYYNEAIKELDNEASKQSPLNNIAAVYIEQKKYDPAIQILESLLNQNNFQKKEETIKKYRILDNLGYAYFRKGLLDKGLSLMEESLRMRNRDNDPYGSIQSNLHLAEYFSKINPEKSNQHALNAYESATKFNSIDERLKALSFLISNDSDIDNTKYAQKFVFLNDSIIKVRNNFKNKFAKIKYDSKKEKDENQKLRLEKAENQLALQKAKYQRTFSVLGIIILFTVLIYGRKYYRNKNRIEKIKASYETETRIAKDIHDELANDVFHAMTFTQTQSLTSNTTRETLIQKLDNIYSRVRRISQENSTIDITSNYAVNLKEMLSTYNSPEANVIINNIEKVNWELVDNIKKVTIHRILQELMVNMKKHSYASLVVIKFESNGKTVFIDYTDNGKGCEKDKIIKNGLQNMEIRILAIKGTITFDTEPDKGFKVKITLPK is encoded by the coding sequence ATGCTACGATCCCCGTTTTTTTGTTTTATCATTTTCTTAAGTTTTTTTTCCTGTAAAGAGAAAACGACAGTATCTGTAAACGTTGATGCTGCAAAAGAAAAAGCTTTTGAAATAAGAGAAAAAGGAATCGCTAACCTCAACGAAAAGAACTTTAATAGCGCTTTTTACAACTTCAATAAGTCTAAAATACTATATGAAAATTTAAAGGATAGTGCCAATATTGTTTACACTCTTATTCAAATGGCTTCGATACAGCAAATAAACGGAGATTATTATGGCAGCAAAGAGACGTTAACAGAAGCGTTACCTTATATCAAAAAGAAAGATATTTATAGTGCTTCTATTAATAATTTCTTCGGAATTGCAGACAAAGAACTCTCCTTATATAATGATGCAATTTCTTACTACAATGAAGCGATAAAAGAACTGGACAATGAAGCATCAAAACAATCTCCGTTAAACAACATTGCCGCTGTTTATATTGAGCAAAAAAAATACGATCCCGCAATTCAGATTTTAGAATCTTTACTGAACCAAAACAATTTCCAAAAAAAAGAAGAAACTATTAAGAAATACAGAATATTGGATAATCTGGGTTATGCATACTTTAGAAAAGGTCTATTAGATAAAGGTCTTTCTCTGATGGAAGAAAGTCTTAGAATGCGAAATCGAGATAATGATCCTTATGGCTCCATTCAAAGTAATCTTCATTTAGCCGAATATTTTAGTAAAATCAATCCCGAAAAATCAAATCAGCATGCCTTAAATGCGTATGAATCAGCCACAAAATTTAATAGTATTGATGAAAGATTAAAAGCACTTTCTTTTTTAATTTCAAATGATTCTGATATCGATAATACTAAATATGCTCAGAAATTTGTTTTCTTAAACGACAGTATTATTAAGGTTCGGAACAACTTCAAAAACAAATTTGCGAAGATTAAATACGACTCCAAAAAAGAAAAAGACGAGAATCAGAAACTTCGTTTGGAGAAAGCCGAAAATCAATTGGCACTTCAAAAAGCCAAATATCAAAGAACCTTTTCTGTTCTCGGAATTATTATTCTTTTCACTGTATTAATCTATGGTCGAAAGTATTATCGAAATAAAAACAGAATTGAAAAAATAAAAGCTTCTTATGAAACTGAAACCAGAATTGCCAAAGATATCCACGACGAATTGGCAAATGATGTTTTTCATGCGATGACTTTTACACAAACGCAATCTTTAACCAGCAATACTACAAGAGAAACACTGATTCAAAAATTAGACAATATTTATTCACGCGTCCGCAGAATTTCACAAGAAAATAGTACAATTGATATCACATCAAATTATGCTGTTAACTTAAAAGAAATGCTTTCGACTTATAATAGTCCGGAAGCAAACGTAATCATTAATAATATTGAAAAAGTAAATTGGGAATTAGTAGATAATATTAAAAAAGTTACGATTCATCGAATTCTGCAAGAATTAATGGTGAATATGAAAAAACATAGTTACGCATCATTGGTTGTTATAAAATTTGAAAGCAACGGAAAAACAGTTTTTATTGATTATACAGATAATGGAAAAGGCTGTGAAAAAGATAAAATTATTAAAAATGGTTTACAAAATATGGAAATCCGTATTCTAGCCATAAAAGGAACTATTACTTTTGATACAGAACCAGATAAAGGATTTAAAGTAAAAATAACGCTGCCTAAATAA